The proteins below come from a single Pseudarthrobacter sp. SSS035 genomic window:
- the msrB gene encoding peptide-methionine (R)-S-oxide reductase MsrB encodes MSIFGKSIFENKATDSVPGPAADAAAAEPVYRKSDAEWRQELTPEEYHVLRQAGTERPFTGEYVDTHTEGVYQCRACGTELFRSNEKFDSHCGWPSFWAPLAEGTVRYIHDRTLGMKRVEVRCAHCDSHLGHVFEGEGYGTPTDQRFCINSVSLKLVPRGAAGDEPTES; translated from the coding sequence ATGAGCATCTTTGGTAAGAGCATCTTCGAGAACAAGGCCACGGATTCCGTCCCCGGTCCGGCCGCCGACGCCGCCGCTGCGGAACCCGTCTACCGGAAATCCGACGCCGAGTGGCGGCAGGAACTCACACCGGAGGAATACCACGTGCTGCGGCAGGCGGGCACGGAGCGCCCCTTCACCGGCGAGTACGTGGACACCCATACGGAGGGTGTCTACCAATGCCGCGCCTGTGGCACCGAGCTCTTCCGGAGCAACGAAAAATTCGACTCGCATTGTGGCTGGCCGTCCTTCTGGGCACCGCTCGCCGAAGGCACCGTCCGTTACATCCACGACCGGACGCTCGGCATGAAGCGGGTGGAGGTACGGTGCGCGCACTGTGATTCACACCTGGGCCACGTATTTGAGGGTGAAGGCTACGGCACGCCCACGGACCAGCGCTTCTGCATCAATTCGGTGTCCCTGAAACTGGTGCCGCGCGGCGCGGCGGGGGACGAACCCACGGAGTCCTGA
- a CDS encoding DUF6421 family protein gives MTVTVTVAPTRITAENPAWLRLRSAAESLQALQVQDGSVPDAGHHAEATLQVAAITESLAELAPLFPHDATYLDAVVADFQAWATAGFAVPDFLASLLAFQPQLQRQDGLQHVVIFPMYTQNGSSSRLVEAVLIEVIWPDFVAGLEAGDYSNKLFVPIRFLDFTHGYNTNSAVLFPETVAVRATPTFTWGAIFADREAARFRRVLRAAADITSLDLPAGAEELLADQELTEATFVMWDLIHDRTHMRGDLPFDPFMIKQRMPYFLYSLEELRCDLTAFRESVRIEQDEDAGPDARRHAKLVQYAIIFDRIFRFAITGNRVRNYDGLGGQLLFAWLHQHHVLHWTDSRLSIDWDQVADAVIALGASIDELYWRSIDRPKMAHWLAAYQLISNTVTPNPASVWAKGPDALPVAGPPRGLTDQVLDDEFPLSMFYEALEKKMRPVIESTAGITGASAL, from the coding sequence ATGACCGTCACCGTGACCGTGGCCCCTACGAGGATCACCGCCGAAAATCCCGCCTGGCTCCGCCTCAGGAGCGCCGCCGAATCCCTGCAGGCACTGCAGGTCCAGGACGGCTCCGTGCCTGATGCCGGCCATCACGCCGAGGCAACCCTGCAGGTTGCCGCCATCACGGAGTCGCTTGCCGAACTGGCACCGCTGTTCCCGCACGACGCGACCTACCTTGACGCCGTCGTCGCTGATTTCCAGGCGTGGGCCACGGCTGGATTCGCCGTCCCGGACTTCCTCGCATCGCTGCTGGCGTTCCAGCCCCAGCTGCAGCGCCAGGATGGCCTGCAGCATGTTGTCATCTTCCCCATGTACACCCAGAACGGAAGCAGCAGCCGGCTGGTGGAAGCCGTTCTGATCGAAGTCATCTGGCCCGATTTTGTGGCCGGCCTTGAGGCCGGGGACTATTCCAACAAGCTCTTTGTGCCCATCCGGTTCCTGGACTTCACCCACGGCTACAACACCAACTCGGCGGTACTGTTCCCCGAAACCGTTGCTGTCCGGGCGACACCCACCTTCACCTGGGGCGCGATTTTTGCGGACCGCGAAGCTGCCCGGTTCCGCCGGGTCCTGCGCGCGGCCGCAGACATCACCTCCCTGGATCTGCCCGCGGGCGCCGAGGAACTCCTGGCCGACCAGGAGCTGACCGAGGCCACGTTTGTGATGTGGGACCTGATCCATGACCGCACCCACATGCGCGGCGACCTGCCCTTTGACCCGTTCATGATCAAGCAGCGGATGCCCTACTTCCTGTATTCGCTGGAAGAGCTGCGCTGCGACCTCACCGCCTTCCGGGAATCCGTCCGGATCGAACAGGACGAAGACGCCGGGCCGGACGCACGCCGGCACGCGAAACTGGTGCAGTACGCCATCATCTTCGACCGGATCTTCCGCTTCGCGATCACCGGCAACCGGGTGCGCAACTACGACGGCCTTGGCGGACAGCTGCTCTTTGCCTGGCTGCACCAGCACCACGTCCTGCACTGGACCGACAGCCGGCTCAGCATCGACTGGGACCAGGTGGCGGACGCGGTGATCGCCCTCGGCGCCTCGATCGACGAGCTCTACTGGCGCTCCATTGACCGGCCGAAAATGGCCCATTGGCTTGCCGCGTACCAGCTGATCTCCAACACGGTCACGCCCAACCCCGCATCCGTGTGGGCCAAAGGCCCGGACGCGCTTCCCGTTGCCGGTCCGCCCCGCGGCCTCACGGACCAGGTGCTGGACGACGAATTTCCGCTGTCCATGTTCTACGAAGCCTTGGAGAAGAAAATGCGTCCGGTCATCGAATCCACCGCCGGCATCACCGGAGCGTCCGCGCTGTGA
- a CDS encoding SDR family oxidoreductase: MSEPGAPHVVPVPDNALGLNVLVTGGSGPSGIAVARALYQAGFRVFTVGSDTTRIHAAARQAGDGVTPLVCDLADLADVQALRKTLTGTAGLMDGVIHLVGGWRGAKGITDQSDADWDFLERGAITTLRNVSRVFYGDLAAAGTGRFAMVSSIAVDKPTAATASYVAAKAAAETWTLAMAEGLARTAADEGAALRGAAVVLVVKALVDDELRKAHPERTFPGATDVEDLAAAVVGLFSRPAAELNGRRLLLAP; this comes from the coding sequence GTGAGCGAACCCGGCGCCCCGCACGTTGTACCTGTTCCGGATAATGCCCTCGGGCTGAACGTCCTGGTCACCGGCGGCAGCGGACCGTCCGGGATCGCGGTGGCCCGGGCATTGTACCAGGCGGGGTTCCGGGTCTTCACGGTCGGCTCGGACACGACGCGCATCCACGCTGCTGCGAGGCAGGCGGGCGACGGCGTCACTCCCCTGGTGTGCGACCTTGCGGATCTCGCTGACGTCCAGGCCCTCCGGAAGACCCTGACGGGCACGGCAGGTCTGATGGACGGGGTCATCCACCTCGTCGGCGGCTGGCGCGGCGCCAAGGGCATCACGGACCAAAGCGACGCCGATTGGGACTTCCTGGAGCGCGGCGCCATCACCACGCTCCGGAATGTGTCCCGGGTCTTTTACGGCGACCTGGCCGCCGCCGGAACCGGACGGTTTGCCATGGTGTCCTCCATCGCGGTGGACAAGCCCACGGCGGCGACGGCCAGCTACGTGGCGGCAAAGGCTGCCGCCGAGACCTGGACACTGGCCATGGCGGAGGGGCTGGCCCGCACGGCCGCGGATGAGGGCGCCGCCTTGCGCGGCGCCGCCGTCGTCCTCGTGGTGAAAGCCCTGGTGGACGACGAACTCCGGAAGGCGCACCCGGAACGGACATTCCCAGGCGCCACCGACGTCGAGGACCTGGCCGCCGCCGTCGTCGGTCTGTTCAGCCGCCCGGCAGCCGAACTGAACGGCCGGCGCCTGCTCCTGGCCCCCTGA
- a CDS encoding low specificity L-threonine aldolase yields the protein MTTTADAAPRLENPAARLHDASIRGFASDNYSGVHPEVLAALAAANEGHQVSYGEDDYTARLQGLMEDHFGAGIECFPVFNGTGANVLSLQSLLPRWGAVVCASTAHINMDENGAPERIGGIKLLHVPTPDGKLTPELIDREAWGWGDEHRAQPLAVSITQTTELGTCYTPDEVRAIADHAHAKGMKLHMDGARLANAAAHLDVPLRAFTRDAGVDILSFGGTKNGLLYGEVVVALNPEAAHGLKFLRKMNMQLASKMRFLSAQFIALLEGDLWLRSASHANAMAARLRAAVDTIEGVEPTQKTESNGVFAVLPAGIADRLRESFRFYDWDEAAREVRWMCSFDTSEDDVDAFVAAIRRELAAHHAGTEAG from the coding sequence ATGACAACTACGGCAGATGCCGCCCCCCGGCTTGAAAATCCCGCCGCCCGGCTGCATGACGCGTCCATCCGCGGTTTCGCCTCGGACAACTACTCCGGCGTGCACCCCGAGGTGCTGGCCGCCCTCGCGGCGGCCAACGAAGGGCACCAGGTGTCCTACGGAGAGGACGACTACACGGCACGGCTGCAGGGGCTGATGGAGGATCACTTCGGCGCCGGCATCGAATGCTTCCCGGTGTTCAACGGCACGGGGGCCAACGTGCTATCCCTGCAGTCGCTGCTCCCGCGCTGGGGTGCTGTGGTGTGCGCTTCGACGGCGCACATCAACATGGACGAAAACGGCGCTCCGGAACGGATCGGCGGGATCAAACTCCTGCATGTCCCCACCCCCGACGGCAAGCTGACGCCGGAGCTGATTGACCGCGAGGCGTGGGGTTGGGGCGATGAACACCGGGCACAGCCGCTGGCAGTGTCCATCACGCAGACCACCGAGCTCGGCACCTGCTACACCCCGGATGAGGTCCGGGCCATCGCCGATCATGCCCACGCCAAGGGCATGAAACTCCACATGGACGGCGCGCGGCTGGCCAACGCCGCCGCGCACCTGGACGTGCCGCTGCGGGCTTTCACGCGCGACGCCGGCGTGGACATCCTCTCCTTCGGCGGCACCAAAAACGGGCTGCTGTACGGCGAAGTGGTGGTGGCCCTGAACCCCGAAGCCGCCCACGGCCTGAAGTTCCTGCGCAAGATGAACATGCAGCTGGCCTCGAAAATGCGCTTCCTGTCCGCCCAGTTCATCGCCCTGCTGGAAGGCGACCTGTGGCTCCGTTCGGCGTCGCACGCCAACGCCATGGCCGCCCGCCTCCGCGCCGCGGTGGACACGATCGAGGGCGTCGAGCCCACACAGAAGACGGAGTCCAACGGCGTGTTCGCCGTCCTGCCGGCCGGCATAGCTGACCGGCTGCGGGAGTCCTTCCGGTTCTACGACTGGGATGAAGCCGCCCGCGAGGTCCGCTGGATGTGCTCCTTCGACACCAGCGAGGACGACGTCGACGCCTTTGTGGCCGCGATCCGACGGGAACTTGCGGCCCACCACGCGGGCACGGAAGCCGGATAG
- a CDS encoding DUF3000 domain-containing protein has product MNALAQVPPEFLHALGTLRKAQCRGELRLAEIPAPARLAPFAVALGAEVMAPGPGSGTTPVHGPAAMALAAASGTADDDDTELATGRFILLHDPEGSAVWDGEFRIVTYIRAQLEPEMGNDEMLGTVAWTWLVEALENHKAPYRAAGGTATRVLSESFGTLSDRPGSIDIELRASWTPASSDVTAHLEAWSDMVCTFAGLPPLPDGVTALPRRRRN; this is encoded by the coding sequence GTGAACGCACTAGCCCAGGTTCCCCCGGAATTTCTCCACGCCCTGGGAACCCTCAGGAAGGCCCAATGCCGCGGTGAACTGCGCCTGGCGGAAATTCCCGCCCCGGCGCGCCTGGCACCGTTCGCCGTGGCACTCGGGGCCGAAGTCATGGCGCCCGGGCCGGGCAGCGGCACCACACCGGTCCACGGGCCCGCCGCCATGGCCCTGGCGGCGGCGTCCGGCACCGCGGACGACGACGACACCGAGCTGGCCACGGGCCGCTTCATCCTGCTCCACGACCCCGAAGGCTCAGCAGTCTGGGACGGCGAATTCCGGATTGTCACCTACATCCGGGCCCAGCTTGAGCCCGAGATGGGCAACGACGAAATGCTGGGCACCGTCGCCTGGACCTGGCTGGTCGAGGCGCTGGAGAACCACAAGGCCCCCTACCGGGCGGCCGGCGGGACCGCCACGCGCGTCCTGTCGGAGAGCTTTGGAACACTTTCCGACCGGCCCGGGTCGATCGATATCGAGCTGCGCGCCTCCTGGACTCCGGCGTCCTCGGACGTCACTGCCCATCTGGAGGCGTGGTCCGACATGGTCTGCACGTTCGCCGGCCTCCCCCCTCTACCCGACGGCGTCACGGCCCTTCCGCGCCGGCGCCGGAACTAG
- a CDS encoding HRDC domain-containing protein, producing the protein MTPHIPENTTAGAPAADTTPHITVEGFDSQVPVVIDLDAPRDGVPLVIESQSGLERCAAAIAAGTGPAGVDAERASGFRYGQRAFLVQIRREGSGTWLIDPEPFENLSIINDALQGVEWILHAASQDLPCLLELGMWPDKLFDTELAARLAGLPRVGLAAVIEQLLGFGLAKEHSAADWSTRPLPEPWLRYAALDVEVLTELREELIELLQADGKLEYAEQEFAAILAAGVAPPRVDPWRKTSGLHQIRDRRQLAAVREMWLERDFLAQKRDVAPGRLIPDSALVSAAKAMPSTVPQLLGTKGFHGRAAQREAPRWLRCIAAARDLEDLPPLHLPTNAPPPPRVWSDRDPEAAARLSTARPLLQEKAEELNLPVENLLTPDYLRRVAWRPPSGITEETVAAELRALGAREWQIGVVAPLLTDAFLNPQPLPAKETKATAVPE; encoded by the coding sequence ATGACCCCTCATATTCCGGAAAACACCACGGCCGGCGCTCCGGCTGCTGATACCACTCCCCACATCACGGTGGAAGGCTTCGACAGCCAGGTCCCCGTAGTCATTGACCTCGATGCACCGCGCGACGGCGTGCCGCTGGTTATCGAATCACAGTCCGGGCTGGAGCGGTGCGCGGCGGCCATCGCCGCCGGAACAGGGCCCGCAGGGGTTGATGCGGAACGGGCCTCAGGATTCCGGTACGGCCAGCGCGCGTTCCTGGTGCAGATCCGGCGCGAAGGCTCCGGTACCTGGCTGATCGACCCGGAACCGTTCGAGAACCTGTCCATCATCAACGATGCGCTCCAGGGCGTGGAATGGATCCTGCATGCAGCCAGCCAGGACCTGCCCTGCCTGCTGGAGCTGGGCATGTGGCCGGACAAGCTCTTTGATACGGAGCTCGCCGCACGGCTGGCCGGCCTGCCACGCGTTGGCCTGGCCGCCGTCATCGAACAGCTGCTCGGGTTTGGCCTGGCGAAGGAACATTCCGCTGCCGACTGGTCCACCCGGCCGCTGCCCGAGCCGTGGCTGCGCTACGCCGCCCTGGACGTGGAAGTCCTGACCGAGCTGCGCGAAGAACTCATCGAGCTGCTGCAGGCCGACGGCAAGCTGGAATACGCGGAGCAGGAATTTGCCGCGATCCTGGCCGCCGGAGTCGCCCCTCCCCGGGTTGACCCCTGGCGCAAGACGTCGGGCCTGCACCAGATCCGCGACCGGCGCCAGCTGGCCGCTGTCCGAGAAATGTGGCTGGAGCGCGATTTCCTGGCGCAGAAGCGCGATGTTGCGCCGGGACGGCTGATCCCAGATTCCGCACTGGTGTCCGCCGCCAAGGCCATGCCGTCCACCGTTCCCCAGCTGCTCGGCACCAAGGGCTTCCACGGCCGTGCGGCTCAGCGTGAGGCACCCCGCTGGCTCCGGTGCATCGCCGCTGCCCGCGATCTTGAGGATCTTCCGCCTCTGCACCTGCCTACCAACGCACCGCCGCCGCCGCGGGTGTGGTCCGATCGGGACCCCGAGGCCGCCGCACGCCTGTCCACCGCCCGTCCGCTCCTGCAGGAGAAGGCGGAGGAACTGAACCTTCCCGTGGAGAACCTGCTGACGCCGGACTACCTGCGCCGCGTGGCGTGGCGTCCGCCGTCGGGCATTACCGAAGAAACAGTGGCCGCCGAGCTGCGTGCCCTCGGTGCCCGCGAGTGGCAGATCGGTGTGGTGGCACCGCTTCTCACGGACGCGTTCCTCAACCCGCAGCCGCTGCCGGCCAAGGAAACCAAGGCAACCGCAGTCCCCGAGTAA